The stretch of DNA TGAACGCGCCTATGAATTGCTGCGCCGCGTGCATTTGTTTGATCGTCGCCATGTCTACCCTGATAAGCTTTCGGGCGGCGAACAACAACGAATTGCGATCGCCCGCGCTTTGGCCCATGATCCACTGCTGATTCTCGCCGATGAACCAACCGGCAATTTAGATGCCACGACCGGCCAAGAGGTGCTGAATTTGCTTGATGAGATGAGCCGTCAAGCAGGAAAAACCCTCTTGATGGTAACCCACTCGCTCGAAGTGGCTCGCCGCGCCGATCGGGTGTTGAGCATGGTCGATGGGCAGTTGGTCGAGCATACTTTGGCCGAGGTCGAACTATGAAGTTGCTCTATCGCAGTAGTTTGCGCTATTTACTCCGCCACCCCGCCCAAGTTTTGCTGGCAATTTTAGGCGTGGCCTTGGGCGTAGCGGTGGTAATCGCGATTGATTTAGCCAATGGTAGTGCTCAACGAGCTTTTATGCTCTCCACCGAGAGCGTCACTGGCAAAACCACCGATCAAATTCTGGGGGGTCAAAATGGCTTGCCCAGCGATTTATACGCTCAGCTACGCACTGAATTAGGCTTATCAGCGGTCGCGCCAGTCGTTGATCGCACAATCAGTCTGCCCAATCAGCCAGGCCGTTCATTTCGTTTATTTGGCATCGACCCCTTTGCCGAACAGCCGTTTCGACCCTATTTGGCGACCCTCTTCAATAACCAAACCGATCTGCAGGCGTTGCTGACTGAGCCAAATACTGGCTTAATTTCAGCGCAAACCGCCCAAACCCTTGCCTTGACCGTCGGCCAAACCCTAGAAACGCGAATCGACGGCCAGCGCCGCAATATCAACATTATTGGGTTGATCGCTGGAGGTGATCAATTAAGCCAAGAAGCCTTGGCCGATTTGATTTTAGTTGATATTTCGACCGCTCAAGAATTGGTTGGTCAGCCCGATCGAATTAGCCGCATCGATTTGATTTTGCCCGAGGAGCAACGCAGCGCAATCCTTGAGCAAATTAAGCCGTTGTTGCCTGCTGATGCGACTCTGACGACACCCGCTGCCCGTAGCGAAACCCTGCAACAGATGACCCGAGCCTTTGAACTCAACTTACAAGCACTCAGTTTGTTGGCCTTGATCGTCGGAGTTTTCCTGATTTACAACACCATGACTTTTTCGGTGGTGCAACGGCGCGGTTTGTTTGGTATTTTGCGCTCGTTGGGTGTGACACGGCGCGAACTGTTCAGCCAAATTCTGATCGAGGCCGCCGTGATTGGCACAATCGGGGCAATCCTCGGGGTGCTGTTGGGTATCGTGCTTGGCCGTGGTTTGGTGCGGCTGGTCACCCAAACGATCAACGACCTCTATTTCAGCGTCAATGTACAAAACATTGCGATTGACAACATGCAATTAATTAAAGGCTTTGGGCTAGGCTTGGGCGCAACCTTGATTGCCGCCAGTATTCCAGCGCTTGAAGCTATGTTCTCGCCACCACGCACAGTGCTGCGGCGCTCCTCAATCGAAGAACAAATTCAACGAATCGTGCCCCGCTTGACCTTGGCAGGTTTGATTTTAGCAGGTTTGGGCGTGGCCGTGCTGCAAATTCCATCGCGCAGTTTGTTCCTGAGTTTTTCAGCCATGTTTGGGGTGATCATTGGTTGTGCCTTGTTCACGCCATTTGTCACCTTGCACATGATGCGGCTGCTGCAAATTCCCCTCAATCGCATGTTTGGCTTGCTTGGTAAAATGGCTGCCCGTGATGTCGTTGCCGCCTTGAGCCGCACAGGCGTGGCAATTGCCGCCTTGATGGTCGCGGTTTCGGTCACGGTTGGCGCTGGCACGATGATTGGCTCGTTTCGCACAACGGTCGTGCGCTGGCTTGATCAATCATTACAAGCCGATGTGTTCGTGTCGGCTCCAAGTTTGAGCGCCAATCGCGCTGATACCCCGATTGATCTAGGCTTGGTCGAACAAATTGATCAACTGCCCAGCGTTGCCTCAATGACGACCTTACTAAACTTACGGGTCGAAAGTGAGCTGGGGCCAGTCCAATTAGCCGTCGCCAATTATCAAGATTCCAGTTTGAGCCGTCGGGCTTTGAGCTTCATCACCGATGCGGAGCAGGCTTGGCAAGGCTTCGCCGAGCAAGGGCAAGTTTGGGTTTCCGAGCCATTTAGTTATCGCTATGGGCGAGGGCTGGGCGATAGCATCACCTTACAAACCGAGCGCGGACCACAACAATTTAGCATCGCCGGAGTCTACTACGATTATGCCTCGGATCAAGGCTATATTTCGATGAATCGGCGTGATTTTGCCAAATATTGGGATGTTGATACGGTGCATTCGATCACAATTTGGCTGGCTGAGAACGCTGATAGTGCCACGACGATCAGTCAAATTCAGGCTTTAGCTGCACCAATTCAAGATTTAAAGGTGCAATCGAACCAAGCCTTGCGCCAAAGCACCTTAGAAATTTTCGACCGCACCTTTGCAATCACGGCGGTTTTGCAGCTATTGGCCACAATTGTTGCCTTTATTGGCATTTTAAGCGCATTAATGGCCTTACAATTAGAACGCAGCCGCGAACTTGGAGTTTTACGTGCCAATGGCATGACCCCACGCCAATTGTGGTTGAGCGTGCTCAGTCAAACTGGTTTAATGGGGCTAACCGCTGGATTATTAGCCTTGCCAGTCGGCTTGATTTTAGCAGTCGTGCTGGTCTATGTGATCAATAAACGATCATTTGGCTGGACGATGCAGCTGATTCTTGACCCCAACTTATTGCTGCAAGCCTTAATTGTAGCGGTTGTGGCGGCGCTGTTGGCAGGCTTGTATCCAGCTTGGAAAATGGGTCGTACCTCGCCAGCGTTGGCTTTGCGGGAAGAATAGCATTCGAGCACAGGCGTGCTCAAAAGGAGGCCAATGAGCACAGAAAGCATCTTTGTTATTGCCGGAAGTTTGGTGTTGATTAGCATTGTGGTCAGCACATTATCGGATCGCTGGGGGATTCCGGCCTTGGTGCTGTTTATGGGCATTGGTATGCTCGCTGGCTCTGACGGCCCTGGCGATATCAATTTCGATAATGCGGCAATCGCCCAAACGGTCGGGATTGTCGCGCTGATTTATATTTTGTTCTCAGGTGGCCTTGAAACCCATTGGCATCGAATTCGCGCGGTGATTGGCCCAGGCTTATTACTGGCCAACATTGGGGTGGTGATTAGCGCCAGTATGGTGGCGGTAATCGCGGTTTGGCTCTTCGATTTGCCGCCAGTCGTTGGCTTATTGCTGGGGGCAATTATCTCCTCAACCGATGCAGCAGCAGTGTTCAATGTGCTTCGAACGCGCGGCGTGCGACTACCTGAGCCAGTTGAATCGCTGATTGAGCTAGAATCAGGCAGCAACGATCCAATCGCAGTGTTTTTAACGATTGGGCTGACGAGTTATCTGACCAGCAACGGCCATTCGGTGGGAGCATTGGCCATCGAGTTTGTGCTCGAAATGGTTTTAGGAGTGGTGATTGGTGGGCTTGGTGGCTATCTGATCACATGGTTGATCAATCGGCTACGCCTGCAAGATGGGCTTTATCCAGTTTTGACCTTATCGATGACGATTATGGTCTATGGGGCTGCCGTCTTAGTTCATGGCAATGGCTTCTTGGCGGTATATGTGGCAGGTTTGGTGGTTGGCAATCGGCCAATTATTCACCGCCGCAGCTTAATTCGCTTTCACGAGGGGATTGCATGGCTCATGCAAATTGCCATGTTCTTAACCTTGGGATTGCTGGTTTACCCATCACAACTTGTGCCATTAATTGGCAAAGGCCTCTTATTGGCAATCTTTTTGATGTTTGTAGCGCGGCCAATTAGCGTGATTGTTGCGCTGGGCTGGACGCGCTTTAAGCTGCGCGAACGCTTAATGATTAGCTGGGCTGGGTTGCGGGGAGCAGTGCCAATCGTTTTGGCCACATTTCCATTAATTGCCGGAGTGCCCCAAGCCAATGATTTGTTTCATTTAATCTTCTTTGTGGTATTAGCCTCAGTCACGGTGCAAGGCATGAGCATCAGTTGGGTGGCTGATCGGCTAAAACTCAATTCGCATGATATTCAAATCAACAGCATGCCCTTGGATTTTATTCCTGAGATCAGCCCTGGGAGTACGGTTTACGAAGTGGTTGTGCCTGATGATGCTCGTTTAGCTGGGCGCAACATTATGGAATTGCAACTGCCACGCGGCGCGTTAGTTGTCTTGATTCGGCGTGGGCGTGAGACGATTGTGCCAAGCGGCAATACGCGGGTTCAAGCCAACGATAAAATTCTGATGTTGGCTGATCAACAGGCACTTGAGGTGATTAACCAACGTCTGAACATTGCCAACCAAACCGCTTAAATCCAAACACTGACCCCTTGCTCAAACGTCTGGGCAAGGGGTCAAATCGGCTATTGCTCGATCACGGTAATGGCTTCGGCGGGCGTTTTCTCACCATACATCACCATCATCAAACCGGGGAAATAGCGATTCATCAAGTGAACTGATGGATAAATCGCGTTACGAATCCAAATAAAGGTCAGGGTTTCATCTTCAAAATCTAGGCTACTCTTGAAGCGCACTTCACCATCACTAAAATCAAGCTCGAAATTCCCAATATGCAAGCCATAATTAGCCCGAATCAAATATTCGGCCACTAATTGGCGCTTATCTTCAGGAACTTTCATGGGAGCATAGGCATAAATCAATAATTGTTCTTGTTCAAGCTTAATTTGGGCCAAACAACGAATATCAACATTTGCGCCTTGATAATGCATGCGATAGGCTGGACGATCTTCGACACGTTGCGGAAACCAGCCATCTTCTTCAAGAAACAGCCCTAAAGTGCTGAAACCACGCCAGCCAGCGGCCTGTTCATGTTCTGGGTCAAGTTCAGGACGGTATTCTGGTTCTTCCATGAGCCACCTCGCATTGAGCATAACACACAGCAACGCTGTGCTACACCGGTTTCTTGCACATTATACCTGAGCAGATCGTCCATGTCATTGGTCTTTCTGCTGATACTATAATGCCTGGCTGTGTCAAGGGCTGTCGCAAGCATGAGCGCACATAGAAACAGCGCAACCAAAACGACTATAAAGCATCAAAGCTCTATGGAGATTTCCCAATGATCGTCTATCAAACTACCCTCGAGCAAATTCGATCAATCATTAAGGCTCAAGCAAATTTTGATATTATCGATTCAATTTATATTCAGAATATTGAATTAGCAGCGATTAATGCTATCCAGCTGCCAATTATCCGCCAGATAATGCAAACGCATAGTATCAACCTGAATGGATTATATTTGTTCAAGCCAATTCATTTGTTCACGCCTAGTATAAATTTTGATCAACTGGCTGAATCAAGTCTGCTTGCTCAACCGATCAATCGGCCAAATACGATCATCGATAAACAAGGTATTGATTATACAATTTGGCTTGAATCGGAAGCTAGTACTGAAGAATTTCACGCTCAATTTAATAACACACTCGATGCAATTAATATGAGTGTCATATTTGTTGATGGCGATGAGTTTGCATTTACAGTTGAAACATTTGATTTCTTCTATCTTCAATTGAATAATGCTGATGAAATAGATCTGTTTGAAGCTCCTGATATTTTGATCAGCAGCCTTGATCGGCCAACCATCGAACTGATGGTTGCAGATATGATCAAACACCAGCAATTCGATGATCGATTTTTATCGAGCGTAATTTAGGTTAATTTGCTTACGTGCTAGCACCCAAATACTACCACGCAACTCCTTGATTATGACAGATTAGCGGTGAAGATCCTGATCGTGATAGGCCCACAGCACATTAACCACTGTCCATTGATCGTTGATTTTAACCAGATGCATATAATCGATCCACTCGTCAGCGGTAAGTTTCACGCTGGCAACGCTCGCTTGGACATCTAAAATTTCAACCGTTTTGCGCGGCGTTGCGGGAAATTTATCGCCAGCTCGATTATAACTTTCGGCCAGCAAAATCATTTCCTCGGCGCTGGCTTCACGCAAATATTGTTTGCCAGTGCCACGATGCGTCCAGAATGTGCGTTTGACCATGCGTGGATGAATACTGCGCTGCATTTGCGCAGGATCAAGGTTGTGCTGAGATTCCAGATAATCCAAGGCTGCTTGCTGAATCGCTGCGATATCGTCGATTGATGAGCTGTGGTGCATTCTATACTCCGCTTGTTCAGAAAAACTAGTGCTTCACCCATGAAGCATTAGTAGTCTAGTAGCCCAAGCACGAGCATGTCAATCGGTCGTTGGCATGATTGCATTTAAAGCAAAAGCCAGCGATCAACAATTGATCGCTGGCTTGAGGCTGAATGCTTATTCGGTAACGTCGATTGGAGCGCCTGCTGGTGGGGTAAAGAAGTCGGCAGGATATGAACCATTGACTTCAAACACACTGTATTCTGATTCAACGAACAAGTCGCCGTTGGTCTCGAAATATTCCGATTTCAACACCACAAATAACTCATCGTCGATCCAGAATTTGAGCCGCGTATTGGCTTGGTCACTATCGCCACCAATGATACATTCGATCACCAAGGCATTGCGACCCAGCAGGCTTTCTTGACCAACGGTTGAAAGCTGATCGCCTGGTTGGGCGCACAAACCATCGTTTTGACCATTCGAATCGATTGAGGAAGTTGGATTGGGAATCACATACAACGCCCCATCCAATTCGCTTGAACTGAACTGCGAGACCGTGCCATCAACCACATTGGGCTGGCCGGCTGGCGAGATCCAAGCCCACGCATCGTCGCCATTCATAATTTGGGTTTCGTATTGTTCGGGGGTATTAGCACCGCTGGGCCAAATAATTTCTTTGCGTAATTTATTTGGTTGCTGCACCCAAATTTTTTCGCTGACTACGCTACCAGTTTCGGGCACATGGGTTTCGAGTACGCCATGCAGCGAATCAATTCCCGTCAAGCCAAAAGCGGTTACTTGTTCGGCACGCCGCAAGGCCTCCTTGGCACTCACCTGATTGACTTGGCTAGGCAGTAAGCCAAAACCAAGCGCCGCCAAGGCCACCCCACACGCGGCGATCATGGCTGGCCGCAACCAACCAACCCGCCGCGTTGCTTGGGGCTTAAGCGCAACTTGGGCTTGAATTGGCTTGAGCAAATTGAGCGAACCTTCGGGTACTTCATGTTCAGCGACGCTGGCGAGTGCTTGTGAAATATGTTTATCGTTATGCATTGCAGACTCCTCGACTACACAGATTCATTAATGATGGGGGCTAAGAGCCGACGTAACCGTTCGCGAGCGCCGAACAAGCGTTGTTTGATTGCGCCTGCGCTAGTGGCGGCATCATCGGCCATTTCGGCCTCGCTCATTCCAAGGTAATAGCGCTGCACAATCGCTGCTCGTTGCAACGGCGTTAGCTGGTTCAAAGCTTGGATAACGCTTTCGCGCAGCGCATCTTGCTCCAACAAGGCCTCTGGTTGAGGTTCGTTGCTCATTAATTCTTCGAACAATACCAAACCAGCAGCGTTTGATTGATCAAGTGAGCTTTGGCGTTCGCGACGTTGGGCATCTTTGAGTGCATCGTTCAATACAATTTTCATAAACCACGGGCCAAAAGCGCGTTGGCTATCAAATTGTTGGATGCGCTGCACCACCCGCAGAAAAGCCGATTGAACAATATCTTCAGCAGCAGCCCGATCGCGGACAACCAAGATCGCTGCGCGGACAGCCTGATATTGATAGTGGTGAACAAGGGGGGCTAGCCCAGCGATATCACCTTGTTTGAGTCGAGCTATAGCTTCGTGATCGTGCATATCCTTCCTTTCAGCCAATTGTTGAGTGCGCCCTCACTAGTTATATCCAAGCACAGGCTAAAAAGTTAGGCCACAGCAAAGAGAGCATAGAACATAGAGCATAGAACAAATCAAAAGGCAAAAGCCGAGGCGCAGAGTATTTGATCCACGAAGTGCACGAAGGACACGAAGGGGGTAAAGAACAGGAATTTGAGGCAACAATGCAGTGTTCAGCCATTTGGCATACCAACATAATCAAATAAATCTGTGCTCATCTGTGGCTAAAAAATAGAGCTGGGCGCTCTTCGTGGTCTCGTTCTGCTTAGCAAATCAGGATTGAACAATCACAGCATGGCAGCTAGAATACGATCCTGAATAGATCATCACTCCCTGCAAGGAGCCTGCATGCGGTTGGTTAGTCTGCCAGTCAATCGTGCGTTACGCCCATTGATTCGTTCGATCATATTGCATCAATCGCATGAAGCCGCAGCCACGGCCTATCCGGTCTTGCCAACACCATTTCCGGTGGCTGGAATCCAATATCAAGGGCGTTTGGCCGTACATCAGCAGCCAATAAATACGTTTAAACGTTTAAATCGCCTAGGCTTGACGGGATTACAATCAACAATTCGCCAATTTCAGCCCGACCAACAAACCCAAACAATCTTGCTGGTTTTTCAACCGTATGGCGTGTTTGCCAGTTTCAAGCATACAATGGCTGATTTGCACGATCAGCATGTGCCATTGCACGAATTTATAGCCGCGAGTCAGCTCGAATATCTGATTGAGCAAATCGACACGCTAGCCTTACAATCAGCCGATCTAACCAGCGTTGCCGAACTAATTAGTCAATTTGTATATGATCAACTCATGCCACAAGCATACTCGCCCCACGCTAGCCTCATCAATGCGGTAAAGATTCTGCTTGCATCCAAGGGCACATATCCGATTAGCCAGCTTGCGCGTGAGGTCAACCTCAGTCGGCGACAACTAGAACGGCTATTCAACCAGCAAATTGGCTTGCAACCAAAGGCTTATGCCAGCTTAGTCCAATTTGATCAGGCGATGCGCTCATTGGCCAAACGTGATTCTTGGGCCAGCCTCGCCCATGATTCAGGCTACGCAGATCAGGCCCATTTTATTCGCCAATTTGCCTCCCGCGTCGGTCAATCGCCAGCAGCCTATGCGGCCAGCAGCAAGGATGTCGCATTTCTTCAATCATTGCTACTGGCTGAGAACTAAACTAGCTCCATAGCATTCAGTTATGGAGCAACACCATGGCAACGTTTGATCAAACCCTGCTACAAGCCTGTGCCGAGAGCACCCTCAACGGAACCTTACCCTTTCCCGAGGTGATTCAGCGACTAAGCCCAAGTGTCGAGCAATATCATGTTGATCTGATTCGGCTTGAAATGACCTACTATGGTCATCAAGGCCAAAGCTTCGTCTATCGATTAAGCCTAAACGAGCTGCCAGCAATTGCCAACCAACTAGATTTAGTCGCCTTTCAAACAGCTCTCAAGGCATCGCAACGCGGCGAAATCAGCTATCCCACATTTTTGCAGCAAAGCATGGCCGCAGGAGTCAGTAGTTATTTCGTTTTCCTCAGCGGGCGCTTGGCGATCTATGTTGGCCGCAACGGAGCCTATTCAGTCGAGCCATTTCCAGCACAACCATAACCTAGCTTTTGGCAATTGAATACAACAGCGCGGGCGAGCCATCGAGCACCAGCTCGCGCTCCAAGTGCATGCCCATTTTTTCAGCTACCCGAATTGAAGCAGCATTTTCGGGGATTGGTAAGCAAATTAAACGATCAAATTTAAGCTGATCAAACCCATAGGCAACAATTGCTTGAGCTGCCTCGGTTGCCAAACCCTGCCTCCAATAAGCTCGATCGAGCAAATAGGCTACTTCAACTTCTTGGCGCTCGTCGATCACCCATGGCAGTAAACCACAGCGCCCAATGAATTCTCCAGTTGGTTTATAAATCGTTGCCCACAAGCCATAGTCATAGTCGCCGTAATAAACCTTGATAATCCAATCAAGCTCGGCTTGAGTTTCGGCGCGACTCAACACACCCTCAGGGAAGTGCTCACGAATAATCGGATCACGATACAGTCGGAATAATGCCTCAAGATCATCAGGGGTTAATTTGCGCAATATCAAGCGCTCAGTTTCCAGAATTTGCCGATCATCTGCCATCGTTGCCACTCCTTTAACGAATCAACGGAATGCTAACAGGCTTGGCGCTGCGGCAAATCAATCGCTTGATGGAGCTTTAACCGGGCAACCCGCCCTTCATGCTATAATCTGTAGCAGGTTGCAGCCCAACGGTGTAGTGAGGAATTACGGCGATGAATCAGCTTGGTCGGCTTAAACGGGTTCCCATTCATGATGCTTGGCGGCAGGCAGCCAGCCATTTTACCCACTGGCTCACCCAAGCCGAAAATATCGCCCAGCTCAACACTGCCACCAACCTCGAATTACGCTTTGAAGCACTCAACAAGGGCACTGGCAATTTACGCCAAAGCTTGGTGTGCTACGATCAACGCACCGAAACCAAGGTCTTGATCGAAAATCAATTAGCTGGCAGCGATCATGCCCATCTTGGGCAATTACTTACCACCGCTAGCACGGTCAAAGCTACAATTTTAATTTGGATTGCTGAACATTTTACGCCTGAGCATCGCGCTACGATCGAATGGCTCAATCAACAAACCCTGCCTCATTTGTTATTTTTTGCGATTGAGCTAGAGTTATGGCAAATTGATGATTCGCCCTTTGCCCCACACTTCAAGCTGATTTGCAAACCAGCCGATTGGGAATTAGCAATCACCAACGAGCCATTTCCAGCAGCGCCGCCCGCTCCGGCCAACCCCAGCAAAAATATTTATTTAGGCTATTGGATGCGCTTTAATGCCATGTTACGTGAGCGCAATAGCCACCTTAGCGCTAAAAAACCGCATTCTGAGCCAAGCACCAGCTTTGCCTTAGGCCGTGCCGATTGCAGCTTACAAGCAGTCTTGAATCAACGCGATAATTGGATTGGCGTAGCGGTAATGCTCAGTGGGATTTCAGCCAAGCTGCGTTTTCGTTGGTTGCGCCAACAACGGGTGGCAATTGAGCAACAATTAGGGGTTGGCCTCGAATGGCGCGAAAATCCTTTGACGAAAGAATATCAAATTTGGCTGATTCGGCGCAATGCCAATTTGCACGATCATCAGCAATGGGGTGATCATCACGTTTGGATGATCGATACCCTCGAGCGTTTTTACCGCGTGTTTACGCCACTGCTCAAACAACTCTACATTCGCAACGAGCCTGAGCATAGTTGATGTTCAACTTAGCGCCGCCGGCTTTGCAAATACTCAGTGCCACGGCTAAAGGCTTGGGCCAAGGTTGCAGCCGTATCAATCACCGAAAGATCTAGTTGTAAATTAACTAAGGTTTCGGCCATATCAGGGCGAATCCCCGCCAAAATTACCCGTGCACCCAGCAATTGAGCCGCATGCGAAGCACTGATCAAGGCTCGCGCAACTGATTGATCGACAACTGGCACACCTGTAATATCCATAATTACAACTTTAGCTTGTTGTTGTTCAATCGCTTTGAGCAAGGTTGCATTAATATCGCCAGCCCGATTGGCACTAAATTCACCCACCAACGGCATCACCAGCATATGTTTGGTAATTGGAATGGTCGGCATGCTCAGGCGGCGCACAGTTTCAAGCAAGCGTTCTTGTTCAACATTTTGGGCTTGCACCTCAGCCAAAGCCTGATTCAACTCGCCAGTTCTGGTAACAACCAAGCTTTCAAGCTCTTCATTCATTTTGGAAAGCCGTGTTTGCGAGGCATTTAGGCCAACCACCATCGTATTGAAGGCCTCGCCAAGGCTAGCTAATTCGTCGCGGGTGTTGAGGTGCACCGGAGTATAGGCATTGGGATCATCGGTAAAACGGGTGACGCTTGCATATAATTTTTGAACTGGCAAGGCCAATCGCCGACCAACATACCAACCAATCGCCGCCACAATCGGCAAGGCAATCCCAATCACAATCAACAAACTAATTGCCAACGTTTGAACATTACTATAAATAACCTCAAGTGGTCGTTCGACGATCAAAATCCAATCGGTAGGATCAAGCGAGGTGCGCACGCCCAAAACTTCTTCGCCAAAGGGGCTACGATAGGTTTCAATCGAATTGCCAGTTTGCAGCAAGGGTAAGCTGGATAAATCTTGATTCTCGATCAGTGCTTGGGTATTGGCGGCACTAATTAATTGGCCTTGTTGATTGATCACCAACACCCGCATTTGAGCGGCTGATTCAATCCGCGAAGTCGTTTCCCAAATCCGATCCATGCTAATATCAGCGACCAGAATTAATTGGGCGTTGGCATTGCCTAAAATTGGCAAAGCCATCCGAAAGTGCGGCACCTCGCTGGGGGCAAGTGGCAAGGAGAGCGCTTGCAAGGGCGCAGGGTTTTCAATTGCAACTTGGCGATTTCGCACCATTTGCAATAATGGTGCGCCAGCCAACGATTCGGGCATGCGCACGCCACGCAAGCGGGCCGCCACGGCGATTCGTTCACCATTCAGATTATAGACACCAACTTCAGAAAAACTTGAGCCAAACAGCACTTGCGAACCTAGTTGCAAATCGCTCAACTGACTAGGATTACCATTATTTCCAAGCGTTTCAGCAGCGCCGCGCAACTCATCCATACTATTAAGCACAAAGCGCCGATAATCTTCAGCTGCTAGGTTGGTGAGCGCCACTTGTTGATTTTGCGCCGAACGCTGTTGCGCTCGATAGCTAATCGTCAAGGCGATTGCCCAAACCGCTAATAACGGCAACAACGCCGCAAGCAAGATAATCCAGGTAACTCGTTGG from Herpetosiphon gulosus encodes:
- a CDS encoding STAS domain-containing protein codes for the protein MRARVRQRVTWIILLAALLPLLAVWAIALTISYRAQQRSAQNQQVALTNLAAEDYRRFVLNSMDELRGAAETLGNNGNPSQLSDLQLGSQVLFGSSFSEVGVYNLNGERIAVAARLRGVRMPESLAGAPLLQMVRNRQVAIENPAPLQALSLPLAPSEVPHFRMALPILGNANAQLILVADISMDRIWETTSRIESAAQMRVLVINQQGQLISAANTQALIENQDLSSLPLLQTGNSIETYRSPFGEEVLGVRTSLDPTDWILIVERPLEVIYSNVQTLAISLLIVIGIALPIVAAIGWYVGRRLALPVQKLYASVTRFTDDPNAYTPVHLNTRDELASLGEAFNTMVVGLNASQTRLSKMNEELESLVVTRTGELNQALAEVQAQNVEQERLLETVRRLSMPTIPITKHMLVMPLVGEFSANRAGDINATLLKAIEQQQAKVVIMDITGVPVVDQSVARALISASHAAQLLGARVILAGIRPDMAETLVNLQLDLSVIDTAATLAQAFSRGTEYLQSRRR